The Vitis vinifera cultivar Pinot Noir 40024 chromosome 12, ASM3070453v1 genome has a segment encoding these proteins:
- the LOC104881072 gene encoding putative disease resistance RPP13-like protein 1, protein MALEMFAGAFLSASLQVLFDRLASSEVWSFIGGQNVSEELLLELGMKLLVVDKVLDHAEVKQFTDERVKRWLVRVKNDVYDAEDLLDEITTEALRRKMEAADSQTGPTHVLNSFSTWFKAPLADHQSMESKVKKIIGKLEVLAQAIDVLALNGDGKKLPQRLPSTSLVDEFSVYGRDEIKEDMIKRLLSDNTSRNKIDVISIVGMGGAGKTTLAQLLYNDGRVKGHFHLKAWVCVSEEFCLLKVTKSILEGIRSATSSDMQSENLDLLQQKLKESLGDNRFLLVLDDVWEKCPSEGEGLRIPLLAAWEGLRIPLLAAEEGSKVVVTTRNRNVAKIMRADHTHPLEGLSQAHCWSLFQKLAFEDGDSSPYSQLESIGKKIVAKCQGLPLAVKALGSLLYSKTDRREWEQILESEIWGLQHHQILSLVDIELSRSPIASETMFCLLLHFPQGP, encoded by the coding sequence ATGGCCCTAGAGATGTTTGCAGGAGCTTTTCTCTCCGCTTCTCTCCAAGTTCTTTTCGACAGGTTGGCTTCTTCCGAGGTCTGGAGCTTCATCGGGGGACAGAATGTCAGTGAAGAACTCCTTCTGGAGTTGGGGATGAAATTGCTGGTTGTGGATAAAGTGCTCGACCATGCTGAGGTGAAGCAATTTACAGATGAACGAGTCAAAAGGTGGCTGGTGCGCGTTAAGAATGATGTGTATGATGCGGAAGACCTACTGGACGAGATTACTACGGAAGCTTTGCGACGCAAGATGGAAGCTGCTGACTCCCAGACTGGCCCAACTCACGTATTGAACAGCTTTTCCACATGGTTTAAGGCCCCACTTGCTGATCATCAAAGCATGGAGTCTAAGGTAAAGAAGATCATCGGCAAACTGGAAGTTCTTGCACAAGCAATAGATGTGCTTGCTTTGAATGGTGATGGTAAGAAATTGCCACAAAGATTACCCTCGACTTCTCTGGTGGATGAATTTTCTGTGTACGGCAGGGATGAAATTAAAGAGGACATGATTAAAAGGTTGTTGTCTGATAATACAAGTCGCAACAAGATTGATGTGATCTCCATAGTCGGCATGGGCGGGGCCGGCAAGACCACACTGGCTCAGCTTTTGTATAATGATGGGAGAGTGAAAGGACACTTTCACCTGAAAGCATGGGTTTGTGTTTCAGAGGAGTTTTGTCTTCTCAAGGTGACAAAATCAATTCTCGAGGGAATCAGATCTGCGACCTCTTCTGATATGCAAAGCGAGAACCTAGATTTGCTTCAGCAAAAACTGAAAGAGAGCCTTGGTGACAACAGATTTCTACTCGTCCTGGATGATGTTTGGGAGAAATGTCCTAGTGAAGGGGAAGGGTTACGAATTCCGCTCCTAGCTGCTTGGGAAGGGTTACGAATTCCACTCCTAGCTGCTGAGGAAGGAAGCAAGGTTGTTGTGACCACTCGCAATCGAAACGTTGCAAAAATCATGCGTGCAGATCATACTCATCCTCTGGAAGGGTTGTCCCAGGCACATTGTTGGTCCTTATTTCAAAAACTTGCATTTGAAGATGGAGACTCCAGCCCATATTCTCAGCTTGAGTCAATAGGCAAAAAGATTGTGGCTAAATGCCAAGGATTGCCTTTAGCGGTCAAAGCACTTGGGAGTCTCTTGTATTCTAAAACTGACCGAAGGGAATGGGAACAAATTTTGGAGAGTGAAATATGGGGCTTACAACATCATCAAATCCTTTCCTTGGTTGATATTGAGTTATCGAGATCTCCCATTGCATCTGAAACGATGTTTTGCCTATTGCTCCATTTTCCCCAAGGGCCATGA